The sequence CAAACCATTATTTTCGATGTAGATGATACCTTATATGATCAACTGCAACCATTTCATAAAGCCGTTCATCAGCATTTTAGTGAATCCTTTTCTGATAACGATATGACGTTGTTATATAAAACGAGCAGAAAATACAGTGATGAAGTATTTGAACAGTATATGAACGGAGAAATCACTGCTCTTGATTTACAAACTTACCGGATCATGAAAGCATGCGAAGAATTTGATATTAATCTATCGTACGAACAAGCCGTACAATTTCAAGAAACCTACTTGGCAGAACAGAAAGAAATTCAGTTATTTGAATCGATGAAACAATTACTGGACAAGCTTTTCCATCACAAAAAGCAGTTAGCCGTACTGACGAATGGTGAATCTGCCCACCAACGCATGAAAGTCTTACAATTAGGGTTAAACAAGTGGATACCTGACGATCATATATTTGTATCTGGAGAAATCGGCCACTCGAAACCAAGTGCAAAGGTTTTTGAACATATCGAAAACAAATTGAAGTTACGCAAACAAGAAACCATTTACATTGGTGATTCCTTTGAACATGATATCACTGGTGCCAAGCATGCCGGTTGGCAAGCAGTTTGGTTAAATCACCGTATGCGAAAAGCATCGCATCCTAGCATTGAAGCAGATTATGTATTGGAACATCCGAACGGCATTTTAAAAACTGCAAGAAGCTGGTACTCCACATGATGACGGATTGCTGGCTCTTACCATTTTAGAAACAGGTATGATATTTATAGCGAGTGGCATAATCCCACTTAGATTATGCCCTTTCATTTTGGAGTGATAATTATGAAGTCGAAAAAAGTTTT is a genomic window of Gracilibacillus salinarum containing:
- a CDS encoding HAD family hydrolase; translated protein: MQTIIFDVDDTLYDQLQPFHKAVHQHFSESFSDNDMTLLYKTSRKYSDEVFEQYMNGEITALDLQTYRIMKACEEFDINLSYEQAVQFQETYLAEQKEIQLFESMKQLLDKLFHHKKQLAVLTNGESAHQRMKVLQLGLNKWIPDDHIFVSGEIGHSKPSAKVFEHIENKLKLRKQETIYIGDSFEHDITGAKHAGWQAVWLNHRMRKASHPSIEADYVLEHPNGILKTARSWYST